One window of the Clostridium sp. MB40-C1 genome contains the following:
- the uvrC gene encoding excinuclease ABC subunit UvrC has protein sequence MFDFDYQLKVLPDRPGVYLMKNNLGEIIYVGKAKLLKNRVRQYFQNSKNHSSKVKAMVKNIAEFEYIVTDSEMEALILECNLIKKYRPRYNILLKDDKHYPFIKITINEDFPRVFVTRIRAKDGAKYFGPYPDASAVHETIELLKKIFPIRTCRKVIKEKEEKGKPCLNYHINLCKAPCAGYIDKQNYMEMIQEIIELLTGRGNDVIKTLNNDMNEAATNLMFEKAAVIRDKIKAIEIIRERQKIILSNFNNEDFINLYGDGEDWCCQVFFIRNGKIIGREHFILENNILDDRREIVCDFIKDFYGGTAFIPKTIYVPDGKDLELLEKWLSYKKGSIVQIKVPKRGEKISLLNMVEENAKITLEQFKLKLKREKEFYEGALKELAELLNLDEIPHRIEAYDISNIQGVDSVGTMVVFEDGKPKNSDYRRFKIQSVKGANDYDSMREILTRRFEHGIKEIRDIQQRGLKLSGVKFSIFPDIILMDGGKGQVNVALEVLDKYGITIPVCGMVKDDKHKTRGIVYNNKELNISANSFTMNLVTRIQDEVHRFAITYHRSLRDKRILHSVLEEIPNVGAKRRKELLKKFGSIENIRKASYNELLDTESINEKAAKSIIDYFHKNK, from the coding sequence GTGTTTGATTTTGATTATCAGCTCAAGGTATTACCAGATAGACCTGGAGTATATTTGATGAAAAACAATCTAGGTGAAATTATATATGTTGGTAAAGCGAAACTTCTTAAGAATAGAGTTAGACAATACTTCCAAAATTCAAAAAATCATAGTAGCAAAGTTAAAGCTATGGTTAAGAATATAGCAGAGTTTGAATATATTGTTACAGATTCAGAAATGGAAGCACTTATTTTAGAATGTAACTTAATAAAAAAATATAGACCGAGATACAATATTTTATTAAAAGATGACAAACATTATCCGTTTATAAAGATTACTATAAATGAGGATTTCCCTAGAGTGTTTGTAACTAGAATAAGAGCTAAAGATGGAGCCAAATATTTTGGACCATACCCGGATGCATCAGCTGTACATGAAACCATAGAGCTTTTGAAGAAGATTTTTCCAATAAGGACATGTAGAAAAGTAATAAAAGAAAAAGAAGAAAAAGGAAAACCTTGTTTGAACTATCATATAAATTTATGTAAGGCTCCTTGTGCTGGTTATATAGATAAACAAAATTATATGGAAATGATTCAAGAGATAATAGAGTTATTGACTGGAAGAGGTAACGATGTTATAAAAACTTTAAATAATGACATGAACGAGGCAGCAACTAATTTAATGTTTGAAAAGGCTGCGGTAATAAGAGATAAAATTAAAGCTATTGAAATAATAAGAGAAAGACAAAAAATTATTTTAAGTAACTTTAATAACGAGGATTTTATAAATTTATATGGAGATGGAGAAGATTGGTGTTGTCAGGTATTTTTTATTAGAAATGGTAAAATAATAGGAAGAGAGCATTTTATTTTAGAAAATAATATTTTGGATGATAGAAGGGAGATAGTTTGTGATTTTATAAAAGATTTTTATGGAGGAACAGCTTTTATACCCAAAACAATATATGTTCCTGATGGAAAGGACTTGGAACTATTAGAAAAATGGTTGTCTTATAAGAAAGGATCGATAGTTCAAATTAAAGTACCTAAAAGGGGAGAAAAAATAAGCTTATTAAATATGGTAGAAGAAAATGCTAAGATAACTTTAGAACAATTTAAACTAAAGTTAAAAAGAGAAAAGGAATTTTATGAAGGAGCTCTTAAAGAATTAGCAGAATTATTGAACCTTGATGAAATTCCTCATAGAATAGAAGCTTATGATATTTCTAATATACAGGGAGTTGACTCTGTAGGAACAATGGTAGTTTTCGAAGATGGTAAGCCTAAAAATAGTGATTATAGAAGATTTAAAATACAGTCTGTTAAAGGTGCTAATGATTATGATAGTATGAGAGAAATACTCACTAGAAGGTTTGAGCATGGAATTAAAGAAATAAGAGATATACAACAAAGAGGGCTTAAACTTAGTGGAGTGAAATTTAGTATATTTCCTGATATTATTCTTATGGATGGAGGTAAGGGGCAGGTTAATGTAGCTTTAGAGGTTTTGGATAAATACGGAATAACCATACCAGTATGTGGTATGGTAAAAGATGATAAACACAAAACCAGAGGTATAGTATATAATAATAAGGAATTAAATATTAGTGCCAATTCTTTTACTATGAATTTAGTAACTAGAATTCAAGATGAGGTTCACAGATTTGCAATTACATATCATAGAAGTTTAAGAGATAAAAGAATATTGCATTCTGTTTTAGAAGAAATACCTAATGTAGGTGCAAAAAGAAGAAAAGAATTATTAAAAAAGTTTGGAAGTATTGAAAATATAAGAAAAGCCTCTTATAATGAATTGTTGGATACAGAATCAATTAATGAAAAGGCAGCAAAGAGCATAATAGATTATTTTCATAAAAACAAGTGA
- a CDS encoding phosphatase produces the protein MKYVLDVHTHTIASGHAYSTLLENAKYASEIGLKLLGTTEHGPNMPAAPHIWYFGNYKVLPRNIYGVKMLYGCEANIIDHNGNTDIPGEILKELDIVIASLHEPCIEPGTIEENTEAFLKVMDNPYIDIIGHSGNPNYPIYEEKIVKKAKEKNILIELNNSSFKTSRLGSEPICIKIAQLCKEYGTKVILGSDSHMCFSIGKFDKLEEVMRNIKMPEELIINTDEKKLIRYLKDKGKIKDIKLD, from the coding sequence ATGAAATATGTTCTTGATGTTCATACTCATACAATAGCCAGTGGTCATGCATATAGTACTTTGCTAGAAAATGCAAAGTATGCTTCTGAAATAGGATTAAAACTTTTAGGGACAACGGAACATGGCCCTAATATGCCTGCAGCGCCTCATATATGGTATTTTGGTAACTACAAGGTTTTGCCAAGAAATATATATGGAGTTAAAATGTTATATGGTTGTGAAGCAAATATTATAGATCACAACGGGAACACAGATATCCCGGGAGAAATATTGAAGGAACTTGATATAGTTATAGCTAGCTTACATGAGCCTTGTATTGAACCGGGGACTATAGAGGAAAATACAGAAGCCTTTCTTAAGGTTATGGATAATCCTTATATAGATATTATTGGGCATTCAGGTAATCCTAATTATCCTATTTATGAAGAAAAAATTGTAAAGAAGGCAAAAGAAAAAAATATTTTAATTGAATTAAATAATAGTTCTTTTAAAACTTCTCGACTAGGAAGTGAACCTATATGTATTAAAATAGCACAATTATGTAAAGAATATGGAACAAAGGTTATATTGGGAAGTGATTCTCACATGTGTTTTTCAATAGGTAAATTTGATAAATTAGAAGAAGTTATGAGAAATATTAAAATGCCAGAAGAGTTAATAATTAATACAGATGAAAAAAAATTGATTAGATATTTAAAAGATAAAGGAAAAATAAAGGATATAAAACTTGATTAG
- the murB gene encoding UDP-N-acetylmuramate dehydrogenase: protein MVQSRDVINYLKSVLGNDYIKVNEPMKNYTSFKVGGPADIMVIPRNYKQIANVINLCRKNNIPYFIIGNGSNLIVKDGGFRGVIINLSELKSVEVSVQRIKAQSGALLSLVSKVALKETLKGLEFASGIPGSIGGAVAMNAGAYNGEISQVIESAVVMNKDGIIKELSKNELELSYRHSAILKYDYVVLEATFKLEKGDYDAIKNRMDDLNRRRREKQPLEYPSAGSTFKRPEGYFAAKLIEDSGLKGTSVGGAEVSIKHSGFIINKGNATAKDIIELISIVGKVVKEKFNVDLAPEVRIIGEDKIQ, encoded by the coding sequence ATGGTACAGAGTAGGGATGTAATTAATTATTTAAAAAGTGTTTTAGGTAATGACTATATTAAAGTAAACGAACCTATGAAGAATTATACTTCATTTAAAGTAGGTGGACCTGCAGATATTATGGTTATACCTAGAAACTATAAACAAATAGCAAATGTTATAAATTTATGTAGAAAAAATAATATACCTTATTTTATAATAGGGAATGGTTCAAACCTAATAGTTAAAGACGGAGGTTTTAGAGGTGTAATAATAAACCTTTCAGAACTAAAGTCAGTTGAGGTGAGCGTACAAAGAATAAAGGCTCAAAGTGGAGCGCTCCTTTCTTTGGTTTCAAAAGTAGCATTAAAAGAAACATTAAAAGGATTAGAGTTTGCAAGTGGTATACCTGGAAGTATAGGTGGAGCTGTAGCTATGAATGCAGGAGCTTATAATGGTGAAATATCACAAGTAATTGAAAGTGCTGTAGTAATGAATAAAGATGGAATTATAAAAGAACTTTCAAAAAATGAATTAGAATTAAGCTACAGGCATAGCGCTATACTTAAGTATGATTATGTTGTTCTTGAAGCAACTTTCAAGTTGGAAAAAGGTGACTATGATGCCATTAAGAATAGGATGGATGATCTGAACAGAAGAAGAAGAGAAAAACAACCTTTAGAGTATCCATCAGCAGGAAGTACTTTTAAAAGACCAGAAGGATATTTTGCTGCAAAACTTATAGAAGACAGCGGATTAAAAGGAACAAGTGTAGGAGGGGCGGAAGTATCAATTAAGCATTCTGGTTTTATAATTAATAAAGGAAATGCAACTGCAAAAGATATAATTGAATTAATAAGCATTGTTGGAAAAGTTGTTAAAGAAAAGTTCAATGTAGATTTAGCTCCGGAAGTTAGGATAATTGGAGAAGATAAGATACAATAA
- a CDS encoding methyl-accepting chemotaxis protein has translation MGNYAGYDENYDLMENDFVKAFEQMIPTMKKVIGGDTVYGIYDREKCLKFYNNQVINAKMEPGMKIPKTMIAYECMEKGVSLEKVTPKEAMGISVKTFALPVFDEKHNVVGSVAIAKSLYLQEEIKGYTDTIFNSIQHLTEAVSEVSTNVQEVAAGTNDILSQIINTNERAKGTNEIVNIISNVAKQTNLLGLNASIESSRAGEFGKGFGVVATEIRKLAVSSRDSAKEISDRLEGIRNSIESVTEKINKSNDSFQTQVGTIEEISAFIQELNSLAISLMEKTTDLV, from the coding sequence ATGGGAAATTATGCAGGATATGATGAAAATTACGATTTAATGGAAAATGATTTTGTAAAAGCTTTCGAACAAATGATTCCCACTATGAAAAAAGTAATTGGTGGAGATACAGTATATGGTATCTATGACAGAGAAAAGTGTTTAAAATTTTATAATAATCAAGTTATAAATGCTAAAATGGAGCCAGGAATGAAGATTCCTAAAACAATGATAGCATATGAATGTATGGAAAAAGGAGTAAGTTTAGAAAAAGTTACTCCTAAAGAAGCTATGGGGATATCTGTTAAGACATTTGCTTTGCCTGTATTTGATGAAAAACATAATGTTGTAGGAAGTGTAGCAATTGCAAAGAGTCTATACTTGCAAGAAGAAATAAAAGGATACACAGATACTATATTTAACAGTATACAACATTTAACAGAAGCGGTTTCAGAAGTTTCTACTAATGTACAAGAAGTAGCCGCAGGAACTAATGATATATTGTCACAGATAATTAACACTAATGAAAGAGCTAAAGGTACTAACGAAATAGTAAATATTATTTCAAATGTAGCTAAACAAACCAATCTATTAGGATTAAATGCTTCTATAGAGTCTTCAAGAGCAGGTGAATTTGGAAAAGGTTTTGGTGTAGTAGCTACGGAAATAAGAAAACTTGCAGTATCAAGTAGAGATTCTGCAAAAGAAATATCAGATAGACTTGAAGGGATTAGAAACTCAATAGAATCAGTTACAGAAAAAATTAATAAAAGTAATGATTCTTTCCAGACTCAAGTAGGTACTATAGAAGAAATTTCTGCTTTTATACAAGAATTAAATAGTTTAGCTATAAGTTTAATGGAAAAAACAACAGATTTAGTTTAG
- the rapZ gene encoding RNase adapter RapZ, with product MRFVIVTGLSGAGKSQAIKSLEDLGYFCIDNLPPTLMAKFAEACYQTDGKIDKIALVIDIRGGEFFYDLFENLKYLKENQYKYEILFLDASDKVLVKRYKESRRKHPLAPEGRILQGIELERKRLEDVKNRATNIIDTSNMSTRQLRDRIARIYADEGQIENLMITVLSFGFKYGIPVDADLVFDVRFLPNPFYIPDLKEFSGNDKQVRDYVLSFKETNKFIEKLYDMLEFLIPNYIKEGKRQLIIGIGCTGGRHRSVTITNAIYDKLLSKEHKITKEHRDINEDIKKGGIKL from the coding sequence ATGAGGTTTGTTATTGTTACAGGGTTATCAGGCGCTGGTAAAAGCCAAGCCATTAAAAGTTTAGAGGATTTAGGATATTTTTGTATAGATAATTTACCACCAACGTTGATGGCTAAATTCGCAGAAGCATGTTATCAAACAGATGGTAAAATAGATAAAATAGCTCTTGTTATAGACATAAGAGGTGGAGAATTTTTTTATGACCTTTTTGAAAATCTAAAATATTTAAAAGAAAATCAATATAAATATGAAATATTATTTTTAGATGCAAGTGATAAGGTTCTTGTAAAAAGATACAAAGAGTCAAGAAGAAAACATCCATTAGCGCCAGAGGGTAGAATACTTCAAGGGATAGAACTTGAAAGAAAACGACTTGAAGATGTGAAAAATAGAGCTACGAATATAATAGATACATCTAATATGTCTACAAGACAATTGCGAGATAGAATAGCAAGAATATATGCAGATGAAGGTCAGATAGAAAATCTTATGATAACAGTGCTATCTTTTGGTTTTAAATATGGCATACCTGTAGATGCAGATTTGGTTTTTGATGTAAGATTTTTACCAAACCCATTTTATATACCGGATTTAAAAGAATTCTCAGGTAATGATAAACAGGTTAGGGATTATGTTTTAAGTTTTAAGGAAACTAATAAATTCATTGAAAAACTATATGATATGCTTGAATTTTTAATACCTAATTATATAAAAGAAGGGAAAAGACAGCTTATAATAGGTATAGGTTGTACTGGAGGAAGACATCGTTCTGTTACTATTACAAATGCTATTTATGATAAACTACTTTCTAAAGAACATAAAATAACTAAAGAGCATAGAGATATTAATGAAGATATCAAAAAAGGTGGAATAAAATTATGA
- the yvcK gene encoding uridine diphosphate-N-acetylglucosamine-binding protein YvcK — translation MKLIQWLKPDIKVKRWIALGAMGILFIVFAAVEFFNRTDLNRKYTFFYIFLIICGIFILYISIAQGIHSIMSLINKGYLSISLDSNKLENLIYEKRLLVKGPKVVAIGGGTGLSTMLRGLKYYTSNITAIVTVGDDGGSSGTLREELGILPPGDIRNCILALADTEPLMEELLQYRFKEGNLKNQSFGNLFLAAMDGVSNNFEEAVQKMSSVLAVTGRVLPVTLDDMILKAELENGDIVEGESNIPKQCIEQKSKIKRLFIEPEDAKALQEAVDAIKEADAVILGPGSLYTSVIPNLLVKDIGKALKKSKAIKIYISNIMTQEGETDGYGVAEHIQAIYSHCGHGIIDYVATNTEIIDSKLKEKYLEQNAKQVIVDEDKINKLNVKVVEGDFITINKGFIRHDPDKLAKLLMKIIMDKKLLYDKKKIIEYFYLSQRIKEKKKCKE, via the coding sequence ATGAAACTAATACAATGGCTTAAACCAGACATAAAAGTTAAAAGGTGGATTGCACTGGGAGCCATGGGGATTTTGTTTATAGTTTTTGCTGCGGTAGAATTTTTTAATAGAACAGATTTAAATAGAAAATACACATTTTTCTACATTTTTCTAATAATTTGTGGAATTTTTATATTATATATTTCAATTGCACAGGGAATACATTCAATAATGTCTTTAATTAATAAAGGATATTTAAGTATATCCTTAGATTCTAATAAACTAGAAAATTTAATATATGAAAAAAGATTATTAGTAAAAGGTCCTAAAGTTGTTGCTATAGGTGGAGGGACGGGACTTTCCACAATGTTACGAGGGCTTAAATATTATACTTCTAACATTACAGCTATAGTAACAGTTGGAGACGATGGAGGAAGTTCTGGAACTTTAAGAGAAGAATTAGGAATACTCCCACCAGGGGATATTAGAAACTGTATATTGGCTTTAGCTGATACAGAACCTTTAATGGAGGAGCTTCTTCAATATAGATTTAAAGAAGGAAATTTAAAGAATCAAAGTTTTGGAAATTTGTTTTTAGCCGCTATGGATGGTGTATCTAATAACTTCGAAGAGGCTGTTCAAAAAATGAGTTCAGTTCTTGCAGTAACAGGAAGAGTTTTACCAGTTACTTTGGATGATATGATATTAAAGGCTGAATTAGAGAATGGTGATATAGTAGAAGGTGAATCCAATATTCCTAAACAATGTATAGAACAGAAAAGTAAAATAAAAAGGCTTTTTATTGAACCAGAGGATGCAAAAGCTCTTCAAGAAGCTGTAGATGCAATAAAGGAAGCAGATGCAGTAATTTTAGGACCAGGAAGTCTTTATACTAGTGTAATACCTAATCTTTTGGTTAAGGATATTGGTAAAGCTTTAAAAAAGAGTAAAGCAATAAAAATATATATTTCTAATATTATGACTCAAGAAGGAGAAACAGATGGATATGGAGTTGCAGAGCATATTCAAGCCATATATAGTCATTGTGGACATGGAATAATAGATTATGTAGCAACTAATACTGAAATTATAGACAGTAAATTGAAAGAAAAATATTTGGAGCAAAATGCAAAACAAGTAATAGTAGATGAAGATAAAATTAATAAGTTAAATGTAAAAGTTGTAGAAGGAGACTTTATAACTATAAATAAAGGGTTTATTAGACATGATCCAGATAAATTAGCTAAATTATTAATGAAAATAATTATGGATAAAAAGTTACTATATGATAAAAAGAAGATAATAGAGTACTTCTATTTGTCTCAAAGAATAAAAGAAAAAAAGAAATGTAAGGAGTAG
- the whiA gene encoding DNA-binding protein WhiA — protein sequence MSFSSKVKNEICRYAEFTKQEATALLSGIMKVSGTLGFSGDKKINFRITTENPAIARLVFKLLKEHFNIHARLFVKKSNSLKKNNIYLVMISHEMGAKKLLNEVGVLGEENDMILLEYSILDKVIATDTCKRLFIRGVFLGGGSISNPEKTYHLEFVTHHEDYANEFSDLINTYGLNSKVIQRKSSYVIYIKEGEQIVDLLNIIGAHESLLELENVRIMKEMRNNINRLVNCETANLSKTVNAAVRQIESIKLIQHEIGFQRLPKNLREIAELRLSYPNESLKELGQMLEPPVGKSGVNHRLRRIEKIAEELRKEGK from the coding sequence ATGTCATTTTCTTCAAAGGTAAAGAATGAAATTTGTAGATATGCAGAATTTACTAAACAGGAAGCTACTGCTTTGCTATCGGGAATAATGAAAGTCAGTGGTACTTTAGGGTTTAGTGGCGATAAAAAAATTAACTTTAGAATAACTACAGAAAATCCCGCTATTGCAAGGCTCGTTTTTAAATTATTAAAAGAACATTTTAATATTCATGCAAGGCTTTTTGTTAAAAAAAGTAATTCATTGAAAAAGAATAATATTTATTTGGTTATGATATCCCATGAAATGGGGGCAAAAAAATTATTAAATGAAGTTGGAGTATTAGGTGAAGAAAACGACATGATTTTATTGGAATATAGTATTCTAGATAAAGTTATTGCTACAGATACATGTAAGAGGTTATTTATAAGAGGAGTTTTCTTAGGGGGAGGAAGTATAAGCAATCCTGAGAAAACTTATCATTTGGAATTTGTTACTCACCATGAAGATTATGCCAATGAATTTAGTGATCTTATTAATACTTATGGTTTGAATTCAAAAGTTATCCAAAGAAAAAGTAGCTACGTTATATATATAAAAGAAGGAGAACAGATTGTTGATTTACTTAATATAATAGGTGCTCATGAATCTCTTTTAGAACTTGAAAATGTTAGAATAATGAAAGAAATGAGAAATAATATAAATAGATTAGTTAATTGTGAAACTGCTAATTTAAGTAAAACAGTTAATGCAGCAGTTAGGCAAATTGAAAGTATAAAACTTATTCAACATGAAATAGGTTTTCAAAGGTTGCCCAAAAATTTGAGAGAAATTGCAGAGCTTAGATTAAGTTATCCTAATGAATCTTTAAAAGAATTAGGACAAATGCTTGAACCACCAGTTGGCAAATCTGGAGTTAATCATAGACTTAGAAGGATAGAGAAGATAGCCGAGGAATTAAGAAAAGAAGGAAAGTAG
- a CDS encoding DRTGG domain-containing protein has protein sequence MTKHQEIIKYISGLKVGIKISVRSIANELKVSDGTAYRAIKDAESLGIVSTIPRVGTVRIEKVQKKNIESLSYAEVVSIVDGTLIGGKDGIHKRLKKFIMGGMQLNEAMKYIDPGSLLIVGNREDIQKVALENECAVLITGGLKCSDSIKKLGDEKHLPIISTTYDSFTVASIINKAISESLIKKDIILVEDIMKTNIKYLKVDDSVEKLKKMIKQVKHQRYPVVDSQMNVVGIVTIKDLPNDGNDDITIGKLMSKEPITVTQKTTVSYTAHIMGWEDIELCPVVEGKKLIGVVGRQDVIKALQYASRQPQVGETLEDLILKNFRYEAKDNKMDFTGKIVPEMLDQLGTASWSSLNMLLSTIGIMTLRHKNNINITVDSVMTYFMKPVQMDSVINICSEIIDMGRSFCKVEINMYKKKDLIAKALISAKMVK, from the coding sequence ATGACTAAGCATCAAGAAATAATAAAATATATATCGGGTTTAAAGGTAGGGATTAAAATATCAGTAAGAAGTATAGCAAATGAACTTAAAGTTAGTGATGGAACAGCGTATAGAGCAATTAAAGATGCAGAATCTTTAGGAATTGTATCTACTATACCAAGAGTTGGTACTGTAAGAATTGAAAAAGTTCAGAAAAAGAATATAGAGTCTTTAAGTTATGCTGAAGTTGTTAGCATTGTAGATGGTACTTTAATTGGAGGCAAGGATGGTATACATAAGAGGTTAAAGAAGTTTATAATGGGGGGAATGCAACTAAATGAAGCTATGAAGTATATAGACCCAGGTTCTCTGCTCATTGTAGGAAATAGAGAAGATATACAAAAGGTTGCCTTAGAGAATGAATGTGCTGTTTTAATAACAGGCGGTTTAAAATGTAGTGATTCAATAAAAAAATTAGGAGATGAAAAGCATCTCCCTATAATATCAACAACCTATGATAGCTTTACAGTTGCAAGTATTATAAATAAGGCAATATCAGAAAGCTTAATAAAAAAAGATATTATTCTTGTTGAAGATATTATGAAAACAAACATAAAATACTTAAAAGTTGATGATAGTGTAGAAAAATTAAAGAAGATGATTAAACAAGTAAAACATCAAAGATATCCAGTGGTAGATTCTCAAATGAATGTAGTAGGAATTGTAACTATAAAAGACTTACCTAATGATGGTAATGATGATATTACAATAGGAAAATTAATGTCTAAGGAACCTATTACAGTTACTCAAAAGACTACAGTATCTTATACCGCACATATTATGGGATGGGAAGATATTGAGCTTTGCCCTGTAGTTGAAGGGAAAAAATTAATTGGAGTTGTAGGACGTCAAGATGTTATAAAAGCACTTCAATACGCATCTAGACAACCTCAAGTTGGAGAAACATTGGAAGATTTAATACTTAAAAATTTTAGGTATGAGGCTAAAGATAATAAGATGGATTTTACAGGAAAAATAGTACCAGAAATGCTTGATCAATTAGGAACAGCTTCATGGAGTTCTTTAAACATGTTATTATCAACTATAGGAATTATGACACTAAGACACAAAAATAATATAAATATTACTGTGGATAGTGTAATGACATATTTTATGAAACCAGTTCAAATGGATAGTGTTATAAATATATGTTCAGAAATAATTGATATGGGAAGAAGTTTTTGTAAAGTAGAGATTAATATGTATAAAAAGAAAGATTTAATTGCAAAAGCTCTTATTTCTGCTAAAATGGTTAAATAA
- a CDS encoding Dabb family protein has product MFTHIVFFKLRESTPENVEKAKNILESMSGKIPQLKEFEVGVDVVHSDRSFDLALITRFDSRKDMDEYQVHPYHVNEVLKPLKPMLEKSAAVDYIL; this is encoded by the coding sequence ATGTTTACTCACATTGTATTTTTTAAGCTAAGAGAATCTACTCCTGAGAATGTGGAAAAGGCTAAAAATATACTTGAATCTATGAGTGGGAAAATACCACAGCTAAAGGAATTTGAAGTTGGAGTAGATGTAGTTCATTCAGATAGGTCATTTGACTTAGCACTAATTACTAGATTTGATTCTCGTAAGGATATGGATGAATATCAAGTACATCCTTATCATGTAAATGAGGTTTTAAAACCATTAAAACCAATGTTAGAAAAATCAGCAGCAGTAGATTACATATTATAA
- a CDS encoding GNAT family N-acetyltransferase, producing MNNKIVYLKISPIDYRILTEIMTSAFNEDTSLHTDLKEDGPTGYNDGSLIKWLNEYKNFESYKIVYNNTIIGAYTIRVNPNNNYSLEMLFIDPKYRKDHLGTIVWKHIEQKYTQVKKWTVETPAYSKRNHYFYTEKCGFVFHRENVYKNGSKSFIFEKLKYYL from the coding sequence ATGAATAATAAAATAGTATATTTAAAAATATCTCCTATTGATTATAGGATACTAACAGAAATAATGACTTCAGCATTTAATGAAGATACTTCTCTACACACTGATTTAAAAGAAGATGGTCCTACAGGATATAATGACGGTAGCTTAATTAAATGGCTTAATGAGTATAAAAATTTTGAAAGCTATAAAATAGTTTATAATAATACTATTATTGGGGCTTATACTATTAGGGTTAATCCAAACAATAATTATAGCTTAGAAATGTTATTTATTGATCCAAAATACAGAAAAGACCATTTAGGAACTATAGTATGGAAACATATAGAACAAAAATATACTCAAGTAAAGAAATGGACCGTTGAAACACCTGCCTATTCAAAAAGAAACCATTACTTTTATACTGAAAAATGCGGTTTTGTATTTCATCGAGAAAATGTATATAAAAATGGTTCTAAATCTTTCATTTTTGAGAAACTCAAATATTATCTATAA
- the asnA gene encoding aspartate--ammonia ligase, whose amino-acid sequence MKKFVVPEGYRSSLDLRKTEIAIKSVKDFFEVELAKKLNLIRVSAPLFVKTNSGMNDNLNGIERPVAFDALEIKDEEIQVVHSLAKWKRMALYRYGFEPGEGLYTDMNAIRRDEELDNIHSLYVDQWDWEKVITKEERTVDMLKATVENIYEVFKSTEDFINKKYPHIEKILPEKISFITSQELEDMYPGLTSKERENAIAEEKGAVFIMQIGDVLASGEKHDGRAPDYDDWKLNGDILFWYPVLNSALELSSMGIRVDKEALLYQLKAEDAMDRREFQFHKMLLEDKLPLTMGGGIGQSRICMFFLRKAHIGEVQASIWSDDVIEDCEKQGITLL is encoded by the coding sequence ATAAAGAAATTTGTAGTTCCAGAAGGATATAGATCAAGTTTAGATTTAAGGAAAACAGAAATAGCTATAAAAAGTGTTAAAGATTTTTTCGAGGTGGAACTTGCTAAAAAATTAAACCTAATAAGAGTATCGGCACCTCTTTTTGTAAAAACCAATTCAGGAATGAATGATAATTTAAATGGAATAGAAAGACCAGTTGCGTTTGATGCTTTAGAAATAAAGGATGAAGAAATACAAGTTGTACATTCCCTTGCAAAGTGGAAACGTATGGCTCTTTACAGATATGGCTTTGAACCAGGAGAAGGTTTATATACAGATATGAATGCAATTCGTCGTGATGAAGAATTAGATAACATTCATTCTTTATATGTTGATCAATGGGATTGGGAAAAGGTAATTACAAAAGAAGAAAGAACAGTAGATATGTTAAAGGCTACTGTAGAGAATATCTATGAAGTATTTAAAAGTACAGAGGACTTCATAAACAAAAAGTATCCTCATATCGAAAAGATATTACCAGAGAAAATAAGTTTTATAACTTCTCAAGAATTAGAGGACATGTATCCAGGATTAACTTCAAAAGAGCGAGAAAATGCAATAGCTGAAGAAAAAGGTGCAGTTTTTATTATGCAAATAGGTGATGTATTAGCATCAGGTGAAAAGCATGATGGAAGAGCCCCAGACTATGACGATTGGAAACTTAATGGAGATATTTTATTTTGGTACCCAGTTCTAAATAGTGCGTTAGAACTTTCTTCTATGGGAATAAGAGTTGATAAAGAGGCTCTATTATATCAACTAAAAGCTGAAGATGCTATGGATAGAAGAGAGTTTCAATTCCATAAAATGCTTTTAGAAGATAAGTTACCTTTGACAATGGGTGGAGGAATAGGACAATCAAGAATCTGTATGTTCTTTTTAAGAAAAGCTCATATAGGAGAAGTTCAAGCATCTATATGGTCTGATGATGTTATAGAAGATTGTGAAAAACAAGGAATAACTTTATTATAA